GACAATTCGGGGACCACCACTATCGTAAATAAGCGCGTTGGCAATCCACATGGCCTGTTTCGGGAGGCACGTTAAGATAACAACATCCGGTGGTCTATCATAGCTCTGTAATGGCCCCACCAATGTTCCAACAGCGCTACCAATATCTAACTTCGGAACTTCTGCCATAATCCTCGCAGCAGCTTCTACAGATGCTGCGAGACCATGCATATAGGGTACCTTTCCGGATTTGACTTTCTCAGGAAGGTCAGATATGCCAAAGGCAGCTCGTGCTGCCACGCAAGCATGAGCATCAGCAGGAAGATAGAGAGAAGCCCCTAGGGATGCCATATGGACAGACACGCAATGACGCAAAGGCATTTCAGCCTTCTTAAAGTGTTGAGGTATTGAATCCGCTGGCTTTAGCAATTTTACACCAACGGGAGCTTTTCGCAGATCTAGCAATCCCACAAAACTCTTCGATATTGCAAAGAGTTCCTTGTTGTTAAATTCTTCAGAATTGGTCAGTTCCACAGCGGGTTTGGATGGGATGGTAATTGCATGCACAGGGCATTGATCTTCGCAGATGCCGCATAAGGAACATTGATCGGCATTCATTAGATGCGGCATATCCTCCCCTAATTCGATTGCATTATTGGGGCATATGTCGGCACATATTCCGCAGAGAGTACATTTGTCTGGATCAAACAATAATTTTGTCATACCATCGCCTTTCAATTTCCTCAATTACTCTTCTCTTTATTCTCTCAACTTCTTTCTTATTGAAATCCGGCGTCATGTTCTTTTTAATTCCGCAGTCTTTTGTTAGTTCGATCGATACATCAGGTGATCGTTCTCTTTTTTGCAATATTTCCGAAGCGCATTTCATCGAGCATCCATCTAAAACAACTACAAAATCAGCGCTCTTCAAATTTTCAAGTGCCGTTTTTCTTCTAAGACCGAGCGCAGGTAAGCAGAGGAGTTGATAATCATCCAGGTGCTCAAGAACAAGTTCTCTAACTGCATGATCAGACATCGTGCCCGTATTCGATGCACCACTGCAGCTTATGAGTAAAATCTTCTTATGGGCTTTTTTTAGAGTTTCTTGCATGGTATTTCAAAATGTTTTGGAGGTATTTAAAAGTATTTAAAATTATTTTGAAATGACCTTATCAATCTTCATCAAAAAAACAACGAGGGCGACCATAGCAGCATGAGAAATTACAAGAATATTTAGATCGGATCCTGATTTTTGATTCAATCTTCAAACTAGGCATTCGAATCGCTAGTTTCGTTTCGAAAAATTCGGTTTCACACTACAAGAAAGATGGAAGCCGGTATCAAGACATGAGATTATATGCAACGAGTGAATGAAACTGCACATGCTTTACTGTAAATTAAATCTCTATTTCCAATACGTGTTTTGATATATTTGGAATTACGAGACAAATCGTACGTGAAATCAATGCTCAGAAAATGATCGGTTTTTAATCATTGCAGATTGATCACAATGCTGAAGAATGGAGTGAGTAGTCACAGATGAATATTGAAGAACGATTTCTGGGTGCTTATGATTCACCAATTCCATCTAATTAAATCAACAAAGCCATATATTTGAGATGTATTGAAGGAAAAATTCTTAATAGCTAATTCTTAGAACTTGTAGACACGTGTAAACCAATGAATGATGTTCGTTTCTACTAAAACTTATGTATTAATCGAAATCGACCTATTAGCGAAAACTTATACACTATCATCGTGGAAAAAAATGATGAATAAAGTCATTACAAAAGAGGGACTAACCATGATCAAAAGGGTTTACTTCGACAACAGTGCAACGACTAGAATGGATGATAGGGTACTAGAGGCAATGTTTCCATTTTTTTGCGAAAAGTTCGGAAACCCCTCAAGTTTGCATTCTTACGGTAGAGATGCGGATGATGCGATTGAGGAAGCTAGAGAGATCATCAGTGAGTCACTAGGAGCCACGTCGAGGGAGATAGTATTCACATCAAGTGGCACTGAATCGGACAATCTCGCAATAAAAGGGGTGGCTTTTGCTAATCGAAAACAAGGAAATCATATCATCACGAGTTCAATTGAACATCATGCCGTGCTACATACATGTCAGTACTTGGAATCGTGTGGGTTCAGAATAACATATCTTCCAGTTGGCAATAATGGGTTAGTCTGTGAAGAGCACCTGAAAGAAGCAATTGATCGTGAGACGATTCTTGTTTCAATAATGGCAGCTAATAATGAAATTGGCACTATTCAGAAAATTAGAGCTTTTGGAGAAATAGCGCACGACTATGGTGCGCTTTTTCATACAGATGCAGTTCAAGCTTTCCTGAAGATTCCATTAAACGTCCAAAGGGATGAATTTGACCTCCTTTCGATCTCTTCACACAAGATTCATGGTCCGAAGGGGGTAGGAGCGCTCATGGTCAAGAAGGGTGTGAAAATAGAGCCACTACTTCATGGAGGAGGCCATGAAAGGGGTTTGCGTTCATCCACTGAAAACGTAAGCGGCATTGTTGGGTTTGGTAAAGCCGTAGAAATAGGACTAGAAAGCATGAGCGCTGATGTAGAAAAAATGAAATCAATGAGAGAACGCATTATAGAAGGGGTTCTTTCTGAAGTCAGCGGCTCACATCTGAACGGTCACAGGTACAAGAGATTGTGCAATAATGTCAATCTGAGATTTGATTTCACTGAGGGTGAAGCACTAGTATTAGAACTGGATGCGAAAGGGATTGCGACCTCAACAGGATCAGCGTGTTCTACAAGAGATCCTCGCCCTTCACATGTACTCATCGCGTGCGGATTGAGACCTGAAGAAGCAAGATCTTCTCTTAGAGTAAGTCTAAGTAGGATGAATACCCACGACGAAGTTGATTACTTCCTTGAAGTCATGCCAGAAGTTGTTGAAAAAGTGCGTATGGTTTCACACGCAAAATAGCTTTTCTGAAAATATGAACAAATAAAAATATAGCTGCTTCGAAAAGCTTCTCTTGTAATTTTTAGAATAGAGAAATAGAATACTGCAATTAATTATTTATGGTACTGTGACTGTTGTTTCTCGATTGCCTGCGCCATACGGACATAAAACAATGAGGTCACACAAAAGAATGAATTAAACGAATGTTGTATAGGGGAGCACATGAACCTGTTTTCTTTGCATCATGGAAAAGCATGTAAAGATATGATTATCGCTTCTGAAAAGAAGAGTTCTCATGGCAATTCATATAGAAAAATCAAGATAAAAACAACTTCCCAGTGCTAGAATTTATAGGATAATTAGATTTTGAACGTCCATTTCCTCCATAGAAGACTTAATAAAGTCAAGGGCAAGTGATTGATAGATAAAAACCCCCTGTTTCAGAAATTCATTTCTCACGACTGTCAAGTAGCCACATGTGAGTGCGCAATGAGAATCCAAGGCAGGGAAAGGATCATTCGTTGGGCAATAGAACCAAAAAATTTCCGTTAAGGCTAAAAACGATCGCACTCGTACTATAAGAGTGATTTTTCTTATAGGAAGAATTCGATCTTAGACTTCCCGCTGCTTGCCCGCGATATTTCTAACACTATTATTTCTAGATTAGGATTAATATGTAGAATCACTCAGTGTTCCGGGATATTGAAATTGCTCTTGATGGCATTGGAAGCAGACTAATAACATGTTTTGAAACATGTTCAATATCCTTCTCTACAAAGGCGTTTAGATCGTATGATTTCTTTATCCCAAGATCCGTAATCACTACATGTTTCGTTGGCACTAACCCATGATGCTCAAAGGATTTCTTCCCACACGCTAATTGACACCCATCAACAACAATAGTGAATTCTGCATTTTCTGCGGATTTTACTATTCCACTCACGTGCCCTCCAATGCCAGCAATGCATGCCATTCGGGCCTTTCCCTCGGTCGCTAATCTTTTGGCCACCTCGTTCGCAATCTGTCCGACATTCGACCCGCCTGAACAAGGATAAATAAGGACTGCACCACCACAGAGACACGCACCCTTATCTTGAGACATTTATTACCCCCTTTCATAATGCTGACTTAATCATTGATTTGATTTCATCCAACGAAGGCACCCTACCGACAGCCCTTGCTTCGCCATTAATATAAAGTGCGGGGGTCATCATAATACCCCTTTCTGTAATTTCGTTCAAATCTTCCACCTTTACCACCTCCGCTACAACTCCCAGCTCTTCAACT
The nucleotide sequence above comes from Methanomassiliicoccales archaeon. Encoded proteins:
- a CDS encoding DUF169 domain-containing protein, whose protein sequence is MTKLLFDPDKCTLCGICADICPNNAIELGEDMPHLMNADQCSLCGICEDQCPVHAITIPSKPAVELTNSEEFNNKELFAISKSFVGLLDLRKAPVGVKLLKPADSIPQHFKKAEMPLRHCVSVHMASLGASLYLPADAHACVAARAAFGISDLPEKVKSGKVPYMHGLAASVEAAARIMAEVPKLDIGSAVGTLVGPLQSYDRPPDVVILTCLPKQAMWIANALIYDSGGPRIVANFAGMQACCGDSTTIPIKTGNVNFSLGCYGCRYAGKLRDNEMYVGIPWVRVQSVVNGLIGLRKAMGKLKEYQIDRS
- a CDS encoding putative zinc-binding protein: MQETLKKAHKKILLISCSGASNTGTMSDHAVRELVLEHLDDYQLLCLPALGLRRKTALENLKSADFVVVLDGCSMKCASEILQKRERSPDVSIELTKDCGIKKNMTPDFNKKEVERIKRRVIEEIERRWYDKIIV
- a CDS encoding cysteine desulfurase family protein — translated: MNKVITKEGLTMIKRVYFDNSATTRMDDRVLEAMFPFFCEKFGNPSSLHSYGRDADDAIEEAREIISESLGATSREIVFTSSGTESDNLAIKGVAFANRKQGNHIITSSIEHHAVLHTCQYLESCGFRITYLPVGNNGLVCEEHLKEAIDRETILVSIMAANNEIGTIQKIRAFGEIAHDYGALFHTDAVQAFLKIPLNVQRDEFDLLSISSHKIHGPKGVGALMVKKGVKIEPLLHGGGHERGLRSSTENVSGIVGFGKAVEIGLESMSADVEKMKSMRERIIEGVLSEVSGSHLNGHRYKRLCNNVNLRFDFTEGEALVLELDAKGIATSTGSACSTRDPRPSHVLIACGLRPEEARSSLRVSLSRMNTHDEVDYFLEVMPEVVEKVRMVSHAK
- a CDS encoding putative zinc-binding protein, which translates into the protein MSQDKGACLCGGAVLIYPCSGGSNVGQIANEVAKRLATEGKARMACIAGIGGHVSGIVKSAENAEFTIVVDGCQLACGKKSFEHHGLVPTKHVVITDLGIKKSYDLNAFVEKDIEHVSKHVISLLPMPSRAISISRNTE
- a CDS encoding thioredoxin family protein, translating into MKIEVLGMGCMKCKRLERLVLQAVEELGVVAEVVKVEDLNEITERGIMMTPALYINGEARAVGRVPSLDEIKSMIKSAL